In Aspergillus oryzae RIB40 DNA, chromosome 6, one genomic interval encodes:
- a CDS encoding class I SAM-dependent methyltransferase (predicted protein) has protein sequence MSEDSDTLTSKVSLEDPSDSPISTYSGLVSAASPKVSMSPMSRMALRSDSLTETVMDYPFQYGRRYHKYHEGAYVFPNDEKESVRLNMQHHMFKLVNNGRLYFAPLQDPRKMLDIGTGTGIWPIEMAALFPNAEITGTDLSPIQPTVVPENVHFLVDDAAEEEWLWHHDYFDYIRLAHLTGGIPSSEELLRKSLQHLKPGGWLECHEMDPKPMCDDGTMPPEAEEGGLSAFALHDWWRAQHQSGQFTNPPRQFRIAPRIERSMIESGFVDIQQRIKKVPTNPWPSDPEMKEIGFHSERNWLEALSGWSYKPLTSLGWTRPEIEVFLVNVRKAIRNRDVHCYTNYHVVIGRKPFPDEKEAL, from the exons ATGTCAGAGGACTCCGACACTCTAACCAGTAAAGTCAGCCTGGAAGATCCATCTGATTCCCCGATTTCCACGTACTCAGGCCTAGTCTCAGCCGCTTCCCCAAAAGTCTCAATGTCTCCCATGTCAAGGATGGCTTTAAGATCTGAT TCATTGACTGAGACTGTGATGGACTATCCATTTCAATACGGAAGACGATATCATAAATACCATGAGGGCG CGTACGTTTTCCCaaatgatgagaaggagtcAGTTCGCCTGAATATGCAGCACCACATGTTCAAGCTAGTTAATAATGGACGGCTATATTTTGCTCCGCTACAAGACCCTAGGAAGATGCTTGATATTGGTACTGGTACCGGGATATGGCCGATAGAAATGG CTGCTCTATTCCCCAATGCCGAGATTACAGGTACCGATCTTTCGCCCATTCAACCGACTGTAGTCCCTGAGAATGTCCATTTCCTGGTTGATGATGCGGCTGAGGAGGAGTGGCTCTGGCACCACGACTACTTTGACTATATTCGTCTCGCCCACTTAACGGGAGGAATACCTTCATCTGAAGAGCTCCTACGAAAGTCTTTACAGCATTTGAAGCCCGGCGGCTGGCTCGAATGTCACGAAATGGACCCTAAGCCCATGTGTGATGATGGCACGATGCCCCCGGAAGCTGAAGAGGGCGGTCTTAGTGCATTCGCTCTCCACGACTGGTGGAGAGCTCAACATCAATCGGGCCAGTTTACCAATCCACCAAGGCAGTTCCGAATTGCGCCTCGAATAGAGCGATCCATGATAGAGTCGGGATTTGTCGACATCCAGCAACGGATTAAAAAAGTTCCAACGAATCCGTGGCCTTCTGATCccgagatgaaggagattgGCTTCCACAGTGAGAGAAACTGGCTAGAGGCTTTATCCGGATGGTCATATAAGCCGCTTACATCCCTCGGGTGGACGAGGCCAGAAATCGAAGTCTTTCTCGTCAATGTGCGGAAGGCTATTCGGAATCGGGATGTCCACTGCTACACGAATTATCATGTGGTGATAGGCAGGAAGCCATTCcctgatgagaaagaagcattATAA
- a CDS encoding tetratricopeptide repeat protein (predicted protein) — translation MEATVISLYWPSVRLQGPLRTGVLVRSGSLALSLAFNAVDPRTTGSTKSFPAMPRGPKYSVRTGPKFERLIGSWLAGAIFSKNPPLGIRHKRAVNLDRSQLPVSQALATRYLRDVAQLEVLVEKFKLVVPNCVCTLYVFTNRIQSSKRGGFSLAGQRGTFIFRQLHKTGCTLSTIPLPFYSVSVLHGDTFWSIQWKSMSSHPARNVLQPTGTTLPLELELEEDIEKEIHHFVQLTRMGHYTDAQKFFDNTLGKHDHLFPVVAEYADMLLEQGRYRHAAEFLNEHIRAKEEIFDPDEMQLLKIMKALAEIYSKGALRSALVEAKRAWSLLDLEGKQRLEDLNEVQAS, via the exons ATGGAGGCCACTGTTATCTCCCTCTACTGGCCAAGTGTACGCTTGCAAGGACCACTGCGTACCGGTGTCTTGGTGAGATCCGGGTCTCTTGCTTTGAGTTTAGCGTTCAATGCAGTAGACCCGAGGACAACGGGCTCAACCAAATCGTTTCCTGCGATGCCCCGAGGACCGAAATATTCTGTGAGAACCGGCCCCAAATTTGAAAGATTGATTGGTTCTTGGCTTGCAGGTGCCATCTTCTCAAAG AATCCCCCATTGGGAATCCGGCATAAACGAGCAGTCAATCTTGATCGTTCCCAGCTGCCTGTATCCCAGGCTCTGGCT ACCAGATACCTCCGAGACGTTGCTCAACTTGAGGTCCTTGTCGAGAAGTTTAAATTGGTGGTTCCAAATTGTGTGTGCACCTTATATGTGTTCACTAACAGAATCCAATCATCAAAGCGGGGTGGTTTCAGCCTTGCAGGTCAGCGGGGTACCTTCATTTTCCGCCAACTGCACAAGACTGGCTGCACCCTTTCTACCATCCCTCTACCCTTCTACTCAGTATCAGTACTACATGGTGATACTTTCTGGTCCATTCAATGGAAGAGTATGTCGTCGCATCCCGCCCGTAATGTTCTGCAGCCAACGGGGACTACCTTACCCTTGGAGCTGGAgttggaagaggatattgaaaaagaaatccaccACTTTGTTCAACTCACTCGCATGGGCCACTACACTGATGCTCAGAAGTTCTTTGATAACACCCTTGGAAAACATGATCATTTGTTCCCGGTCGTCGCGGAGTATGCGGATATGCTGCTGGAGCAAGGTCGCTACAGACACGCCGCGGAGTTTTTGAACGAACATATTCGGGCAAAAGAGGAAATCTTCGACCCCGATGAGATGCAGCTTCTAAAAATCATGAAGGCATTGGCGGAAATCTACTCAAAAGGTGCGTTAAGATCAGCCTTGGTAGAGGCTAAGAGAGCATGGTCACTTCTCGACTTAGAGGGCAAACAGAGATTGGAAGATCTCAATGAAGTACAGGCTAGTTAA
- a CDS encoding 5'-methylthioadenosine/S-adenosylhomocysteine nucleosidase family protein (nucleoside phosphorylase) — protein MDSSTRTLCVRVSPSAHEQTPLDERARQLNKDMTALLVQSFRPISKLDKGLRPEELKSSCDKATKTAPLANRTTPKESEEYTIGWICALSLEMAAASAMLDEIHETLPTPSNDYNNYTLGKIGSHNIVIACLPIGVYGTTSAATVATQMLATFPSIRFSLMVGIGGGVPSSTADIRLGDVVVSKPNGRLGGVVQYDYGKTVANGIFEQTGALNKPPQALLTTVAKMQAEHMMRGDKIFKYLSQMVTAYPRMQNFTYPGQERDYLFRADYDHEGPNPTCKNCDPAQTVDRKVRMQSTPVVHYGTIASGNQVIKHGQTRDRIAQQQGILCFEMEAAGLMDNFPCLVIRGICDYADSHKNNDWQEYAAATAAAYAKEFISMTPARQVEITPTAVEA, from the coding sequence ATGGATTCATCCACCAGAACCCTCTGTGTCCGAGTTTCGCCATCTGCGCACGAGCAAACTCCATTGGATGAGAGGGCAAGACAACTGAATAAAGATATGACAGCACTTCTGGTTCAAAGTTTCAGACCAATATCCAAATTAGATAAGGGGCTGAGACCGGAAGAACTGAAGAGTAGTTGCGACAAGGCAACAAAAACAGCGCCACTCGCAAATCGAACAACACCTAAAGAGTCTGAGGAGTATACAATCGGCTGGATCTGTGCTTTATCCCTCGAAATGGCAGCAGCAAGTGCGATGCTCGACGAAATACATGAGACCCTGCCCACTCCCTCGAATGACTATAACAATTATACATTAGGGAAAATTGGATCCCATAACATCGTGATCGCTTGTCTTCCCATTGGAGTATATGGAACAACTTCTGCGGCAACCGTGGCCACTCAAATGCTAGCCACGTTTCCATCAATACGATTCAGCTTGATGGTAGGAATTGGCGGTGGCGTTCCTAGCAGTACAGCCGATATTCGACTAggagatgttgttgttaGCAAGCCAAACGGGAGGCTAGGGGGAGTGGTGCAATATGACTATGGCAAAACCGTCGCGAATGGTATATTCGAACAGACTGGTGCCCTAAATAAACCCCCACAGGCTCTCTTGACAACAGTCGCAAAGATGCAAGCCGAACACATGATGCGTGGTGataaaatttttaaataCCTTTCCCAAATGGTAACTGCGTATCCGCGAATGCAGAACTTTACCTACCCTGGCCAGGAACGAGATTACCTTTTCCGAGCTGATTACGATCATGAAGGACCAAATCCTACCTGTAAAAACTGTGACCCAGCCCAGACTGTGGACCGCAAGGTTCGAATGCAAAGCACTCCGGTAGTTCATTACGGTACAATTGCGTCCGGAAATCAAGTTATAAAGCATGGCCAAACCCGGGACAGGATTGCTCAACAACAGGGAATCTTATGCTTCGAGATGGAGGCAGCCGGTCTAATGGATAATTTTCCATGTCTAGTCATTCGTGGAATTTGCGACTATGCTGATTCTCACAAGAACAATGACTGGCAAGAGTATGCTGCAGCCACCGCTGCCGCATACGCTAAAGAGTTTATCTCCATGACACCTGCTAGACAGGTTGAGATCACACCAACGGCCGTAGAGGCATAA
- a CDS encoding uncharacterized protein (predicted protein): protein MAALAPNATFSAGAELLLDRIQATTNSNSPLWVLAWGGTNVLAQALVKLHKDNSPEKAANLRKNLRIYTISDQDDTGAWLRQQWPDLFWINSIHGWNQYGMSTWVGISGDEFYDVDKGGPNSTLVSKAWLKENIQIGTLGAAYPDVAYTMEGDTPTFLYLIQNGLGVSEHPEYGSWGGRYQLVTSNQHGPGFRHYSDVQDQVVGLNGNTFKSNKATIWRWRDAYQHDFAARMRWTLTDDVTKANHHPLVKVNGSSGLEPVNVYGVAGSEVVVDAGESVDPDGDELTFNWIYYPEPSTINGTPDVNVTTFGSRGESARLPVPIIDRTCEAGIEHCDLFHFILEVKDSGSPPLTTYRRILLHVAKSDAK, encoded by the coding sequence ATGGCGGCCCTAGCCCCCAACGCCACCTTCAGCGCCGGCGCTGAACTCCTCCTCGACCGCATTCAAGCCACAACAAACAGCAACTCCCCCCTCTGGGTCCTCGCTTGGGGTGGCACCAATGTCCTCGCGCAAGCTCTTGTCAAGCTCCACAAGGACAACTCCCCAGAGAAAGCTGCCAACCTCCGAAAGAACCTCCGCATCTACACCATCTCCGACCAAGACGACACAGGCGCCTGGCTCCGCCAGCAGTGGCCTGACCTGTTCTGGATCAACTCCATCCACGGCTGGAACCAGTACGGTATGTCCACCTGGGTCGGGATCTCGGGCGACGAATTCTACGACGTCGACAAGGGCGGCCCAAATAGCACGCTGGTAAGCAAAGCATGGCTCAAGGAGAACATCCAAATCGGGACCTTGGGCGCCGCCTACCCAGACGTGGCATATACCATGGAAGGCGATACGCCGACATTTCTCTATCTCATTCAGAATGGACTGGGAGTCTCGGAGCACCCCGAGTATGGGTCGTGGGGCGGTCGGTATCAGTTGGTCACTTCCAATCAGCATGGCCCAGGTTTCAGACATTACTCGGATGTGCAGGACCAGGTGGTGGGTCTTAATGGGAACACTTTCAAATCGAATAAGGCGACGATTTGGCGGTGGCGGGATGCGTATCAGCATGATTTCGCGGCGCGCATGCGCTGGACGTTAACGGATGATGTGACCAAGGCTAATCATCACCCCCTTGTGAAGGTTAATGGGAGTTCGGGGCTGGAGCCTGTCAATGTTTATGGGGTTGCTGGGTCGGAAGTTGTTGTGGATGCTGGTGAGTCGGTGGATCCGGATGGGGATGAGTTGACCTTCAACTGGATTTATTATCCTGAGCCCAGTACCATTAACGGCACCCCTGATGTGAATGTAACGACTTTTGGGTCGCGTGGTGAAAGTGCCAGGTTGCCGGTTCCAATTATCGATAGGACCTGTGAGGCAGGCATCGAGCATTGTGATCTGTTCCATTTCATTCTGGAGGTTAAGGATTCGGGCTCGCCACCGTTGACTACATATCGTCGGATATTGTTGCATGTTGCTAAGTCTGATGCCAAATAG
- a CDS encoding uncharacterized protein (predicted protein): protein MGGEMSPGVALQHDALYHRNSLRSLLAICPGELRCFHSTMEQPKLWRHFSSRLFRKAEAFNGSIVALATNRYDYDAMRTKTPAKTFQRVGLMVGLNQACQCIGSILIAPLIRRFPSRIVLSSAVLVFALFSALLLIIDASTGGTFAPASFRDQHPDHDFHYYGRYNTDGMIPVYCVAGIAYGMVELMRRVIPRDIVGGNVKKLRHLDALVHIFYEISGTGGAFCTALALIPFFGNNYSFLITPICFAFAAISWFFLTDETFRSHDTPALERQPSYIKAVTVGFWLFIESIWTGARIIFTSRKFIWLVPGYSVALYAHRYLENAVAPAIARRYLGNAAWSQIIVGGSNLGELLGALFVILFTNLVTTPVPWLRLDAVMLLITWYLPFWRPPMQISAAWMAAATFIPISFGWAAGDVSLAAYIQAALARVESKTQNVSALGAVMAFLYSTYIILYAITSPILGSYIDRVYSDTGGSENGGNIYAAIQNVASVQFTIISGLVLLSTFVPRGSLAFNPKMLYNEYLDGEAGLERVSSDDLRK, encoded by the exons ATGGGTGGTGAGATGAGCCCAGGTGTTGCTCTACAGCATGATGCCTTATATCATCGCAACTCTCTCAGGTCCCTCCTGGCGATCTGCCCTGGGGAGCTGCGATGCTTCCATAGTACCATGGAACAGCCAAAATTATGGCGCCATTTTTCGTCGAGGCTGTTCAGGAAGGCTG AGGCGTTTAACGGCTCAATTGTGGCCCTTGCAACTAATCGCTATGACTATGATGCGATGCGGACCAAGACACCCGCAAAGACTTTTCAAAGAGTTGGGCTCATGGTGGGCCTTAACCAAGCTTGCCAGTGTATCGGATCCATTTTGATCGCCCCGCTTATTCGAAGATTCCCTTCTCGGATCGTGCTCTCAAGCGCAGTATTAGTATTTGCGCTCTTCAGtgcccttctccttatcaTCGACGCTAGCACCGGGGGTACATTTGCACCGGCAAGCTTTCGCGATCAGCACCCCGACCATGATTTTCATTACTACGGCCGGTACAACACCGATGGCATGATCCCAGTCTATTGTGTCGCAGGAATTGCCTATGGAATGGTCGAATTGATGCGCCGTGTCATTCCGCGCGATATTGTCGGGGGAAATGTCAAGAAACTGCGTCATCTAGACGCCTTGGTGCACATATTCTACGAAATCTCCGGCACGGGTGGTGCGTTCTGCACGGCGTTAGCCTTGATACCGTTTTTTGGGaataattattcttttttgatCACCCCGATCTGTTTCGCATTCGCCGCTATCTCCTGGTTCTTCCTCACCGATGAAACGTTCCGTAGCCATGATACGCCGGCATTAGAACGCCAGCCTTCATACATCAAAGCGGTCACTGTTGGGTTCTGGCTGTTTATTGAATCGATCTGGACTGGTGCTCGCATAATCTTTACCTCGCGCAAGTTTATCTGGCTGGTGCCAGGGTATTCCGTTGCGCTGTATGCTCATCGCTACCTGGAAAATGCCGTGGCACCCGCAATCGCCCGCCGGTACCTGGGTAATGCCGCTTGGTCACAGATTATCGTGGGTGGTTCGAATTTAGGGGAGCTTCTAGGCGCACTATTCGTTATTCTATTCACGAATCTGGTGACGACACCGGTCCCCTGGCTCCGGCTAGATGCCGTTATGCTCCTCATAACATGGTACCTACCATTCTGGCGGCCACCGATGCAAATCAGCGCTGCCTGGATGGCAGCGGCTACATTCATTCCTATCTCGTTTGGCTGGGCGGCTGGCGATGTCTCGTTGGCGGCGTACATCCAAGCGGCGCTAGCACGAGTCGAATCGAAGACGCAGAATGTCTCTGCCCTGGGTGCGGTAATGGCTTTCTTGTACTCGACGTATATTATCCTTTACGCCATCACGTCGCCGATCCTTGGAAGCTATATTGACCGTGTATACAGCGACACTGGAGGATCTGAGAATGGGGGCAATATATATGCAGCTATACAAAATGTCGCTTCAGTGCAATTCACGATAATATCGGGATTGGTCTTATTATCCACTTTCGTGCCGCGAGGATCGCTGGCGTTCAACCCGAAGATGCTGTATAATGAGTACTTGGACGGAGAAGCGGGTTTGGAACGCGTATCATCAGACGACTTGAGGAAATAA
- a CDS encoding putative MFS transporter (synaptic vesicle transporter SVOP and related transporters (major facilitator superfamily)) translates to MTPILAAGFTQVADTYDVSTQQVAYTTGLYMLGLGVGSVIMSPTAILYGKRPVYLLGATLFVISGVWCALSPNYPSLVIARVFQGIAVSPVECLPSATIAEIYFLHERAYRVGIYTLLLLGGKNLIPLVSAAIIGNLGWRWVFWIVSIVVGACLVLLFFFVPETFWDRTPRPRTRKRPHLYRSVSDLVSHGIRGRPTHVQRLEDHAPEADTESALPKKSKKGHVGFVENPDAEGHSPNEKEAEADHDRVSIAPDVPGEDHVHFARDADPEKADGFLHPPAPAAFGSERASDLGVGRQAAMSPARSDSLDPGAPMNGSMHYTNWLRERPQMPYLHYLRVWNGRISHDNWMRVAVRPFILFAYPAVLWSAVVYALSVGWLIVLSESVAKVYETRDTYNFTALQVGLVYISPFVGGLLGTAVAGKVSDVIVRYMTRRNGGVYEPEFRLVMAIPIALSTTAGLMGFGWSAQEKNAWIVPTVFFGLVSFGCCLGSTTSITFCVDSYRQYAGEALVTLNWSKNVFHGLIFSLFIVDWLNAQGTQTVYLALGGIQLGFLLFTIPMYIYGKRLRMWTVRKRLMEQW, encoded by the exons ATGACACCGATTCTAGCCGCTGGTTTCACGCAGGTTGCGGATACCTATGATGTGTCCACTCAACAGGTGGCCTACACCACTGGTCTGTATATGTTGGGCCTCGGAGTGGGGTCCGTCATCATGTCGCCGACCGCGATTCTGTATGGGAAAAGGCCGGTCTACCTTCTCGGCGCTACGCTTTTCGTTATCTCAGGCGTCTGGTGTGCCCTGTCACCTAACTACCCAAGTCTTGTCATTGCCCGCGTTTTCCAAGGCATCGCAGTGAGCCCGGTGGAGTGTCTACCCTCTGCGACCATTGCTGAGATCTACTTCCTACACGAACGGGCCTACCGAGTTGGGATTTatacccttctcctcttggGAGGCAAGAATTTAATCCCTTTGGTGAGTGCTGCCATTATAGGCAACTTGGGTTGGCGTTGGGTGTTCTGGATTGTTTCCATTGTGGTGGGAGCTTGCCTTGTcctgttgtttttctttgttccgGAAACATTTTGGGATCGTACTCCGCGGCCCCGCACGCGCAAACGTCCGCATTTGTATAGGAGCGTGTCAGACCTGGTCTCTCATGGCATTCGCGGGCGCCCGACGCATGTACAGCGACTCGAAGATCATGCCCCGGAAGCTGACACCGAATCCGCGCTGCccaagaagtccaagaaggGCCATGTCGGATTCGTAGAGAACCCTGACGCGGAAGGTCACTCTCCTAACGAAAAGGAGGCGGAGGCAGACCATGACCGTGTCTCAATCGCACCGGATGTTCCTGGCGAGGACCATGTACACTTCGCACGCGACGCTGATCCGGAAAAGGCCGACGGGTTTCTCCACCCCCCAGCTCCTGCCGCTTTTGGCTCCGAGCGTGCATCCGATCTGGGAGTTGGCCGCCAGGCCGCCATGTCTCCAGCCCGCAGCGATTCGCTTGATCCCGGCGCACCGATGAATGGATCGATGCATTATACGAATTGGCTTCGGGAGCGACCTCAGATGCCATACCTACACTATCTCCGGGTCTGGAACGGTCGAATATCCCACGACAACTGGATGCGAGTGGCCGTGCGCCCGTTTATCCTATTTGCCTACCCGGCCGTGCTGTGGTCGGCAGTTGTTTATGCACTCTCGGTCGGATGGTTAATTGTCCTGTCCGAGTCCGTCGCAAAAGTCTATGAAACGCGAGACACCTACAATTTCACGGCCTTGCAAGTGGGACTCGTGTACATCTCACCGTTTGTGGGAGGCTTACTGGGGACCGCCGTGGCCGGAAAGGTCTCCGATGTGATAGTCCGATATATGACTCGTCGTAATGGCGGCGTCTACGAACCGGAATTTCGGCTGGTGATGGCGATCCCCATCGCACTTTCGACGACGGCGGGTCTTATGGGATTCGGATGGAGCGCTCAGGAGAAGAATGCGTGGATCGTGCCCACCGTCTTTTTCGGCTTAGTTTCGTTTGGATGCTGCCTGGGTAGCACGACGTCCATCACATTCTGCGTCGACAGTTATCGTCAATATGCTGGCGAAGCATTGGTGACCCTGAACTGGAGCAAGA ATGTATTCCACGGATTGATCTTCTCGTTATTCATTGTCGACTGGCTAAATGCGCAAGGCACTCAGACGGTATACCTGGCCCT